The DNA sequence GCCGTCACCTTTCTCATCCCAATCATCACACCCGGGTTCTTTAAAAGCCCGCCATGTTGCGAAGAGCTGAATCGTTTCCTCGAGCGGGAGAAAAAGCTGAAACGCCAGGATCTGATTCTGCCGGTCTATTACGTAAATTGTCCGATCCTTAACGATGAGGCGAAGCGGCAAGCTGACCCATTGGCCAGAGTCATCGCTGCGCGGCAATATATCGACTGGCGCGAACTGCGCTTTGAGCCATTTACCTCCCCACAGGTAGGCAAGATGATCGCAAGGATGGCAGCGCAAATCGTCGAGGCATTGGAACGCGGGCAGCCCAAGCCGCGGCCTATGCACAGCGCGGGCGCACGCGGGCACCGAAAGGCTATTAAGAGCAGTGCCGAGAAGAGCCCACAGCGCGAGGAAGCTGGCACGGAATCTGCCGATGACTCGCGCGGACCGTTGTCCAAAACCGAGCCTCCGACGTTAATCGTCGATGCGTTCCATCGCGGAGATCACCTGACTCTGGGGGATGCACTCAAAGCCGCCAAACCGGGTGACCGGATTCTTGTCCGGCCCGGGTTGTATAAGGAAGGTGTCACTATTGACAAGCCGGTCGAAATCATAGGTGACGGGGCGTTGGGCGAGGTCGTAATCGAAGCGAAGGGCAAGGATACCGTCGTCTTCATGGCGAACATGGGTCGAGTCGCCAATCTGACCCTGCGGCAAGTTGGCGGCGGGGATTGGTATTGCATCGATATCACCCAGGGACGTCTCGATCTGGAAGGATGCGATATAACAAGTCAGTCTCGATCGTGTGTTAAGATACATGGAGGTGCAGACCCACGTTTGTGCCGCAACCAAATTCACGAAAGCAAGCGGGGCGGGGTTTATATTTTGGAGTATGGCCAGGGATCGCTGGAGGATAATGATATTTACGGCAACATGATGTCTGGCGTGGTGATCAAGACGGGGGGCAATCCAATCCTGCGTCGCAACCGTATCCACGATAGCAGGGAGGACGGCATTCTTGTTGGCCAATATGGTCAGGGTGTGATTGAGGATAATGATATATTCGGCAATGCATTTGCTGGTGTGGAAATCAGGGAAGGAGGCAATCCCACCCTACGTCGCAATCGCATCTATAAAAATCTCTATGAAGCGATTTGGGTATATAAAGGCGGGCAAGGTGTCTTTGAGGACAACGACCTTCGCGGTAATGCCAATGGGGCATGGGATATCGCCGCCGATTGTCTTGACAAGGTGAAGCTCGCCCGCAATAAAGAGTAATGCATTCTGTGCGCGGCAGGCAAGACTAACTCGGCACGATATATATAAAAGAGAGCAAGCAGACGAATTATTCCGGGGTGCCAAATGACCTCAAAAATGGTGAGTGAGAGATTTAACGGCCGCCGTTCAATACGGTTGCCGGAATATAACTATTCACAAGACGGCGGGTATTTTGTCACCATTTGCACCCGGAATCACAAGACACATTTTGAACGCTATGAGGAACTGCGAAAGATTGTTGAAAGAGAGTGGCTCAATATCCCCAAACGATTTTGCACTGTGCAATTGGATGAATATGTAGTAATGCCGAACCACGTGCACGGTATAATCATAATCGTAGGGGCGACCCTCGCGGTCGCCCAAAATGAAAGGGCGAGGGCAAGCCTCGCCCCTACATCTACAAATCGACAGGTGAACCCCACAATTGGGCGAATTATAGGGGCATTTAAATCATCATGTGCGAATGCGTGGCTAAGATATGTTGAACGCCAGGAATGGGATGCACCGGTCAGAATCTGGCAGCGCAATTATTATGAACATGTCATTCGCAATGAATATGACCTGAACGAAATTAGAAAATACATAATCGAAAATCCGTTGAAATGGGCGCTCGATGAGGAAAATCCTGAACGCGGCATAAGTATGTAGGGGTCGACCCAAAAGCTGGGTAGTGCGGAATCCCAGACGAAGTCTTGCGGTTCCGCCATTCCCCTTACCCATATATCAAGAAAATTGCATTTGTGAAATTGCTTCTCGGTTTCGTATAACCCCAAAAAGATGAACATGGAGCAGGTTATGAAATATCTGGCGACATTTC is a window from the Candidatus Zixiibacteriota bacterium genome containing:
- a CDS encoding right-handed parallel beta-helix repeat-containing protein, yielding MSQQPAAFMSYVRFVDEHETGRLSELRNRLSGEIRLQTGEEFHIFQDRADIAWGQQWKQRIDESLDAVTFLIPIITPGFFKSPPCCEELNRFLEREKKLKRQDLILPVYYVNCPILNDEAKRQADPLARVIAARQYIDWRELRFEPFTSPQVGKMIARMAAQIVEALERGQPKPRPMHSAGARGHRKAIKSSAEKSPQREEAGTESADDSRGPLSKTEPPTLIVDAFHRGDHLTLGDALKAAKPGDRILVRPGLYKEGVTIDKPVEIIGDGALGEVVIEAKGKDTVVFMANMGRVANLTLRQVGGGDWYCIDITQGRLDLEGCDITSQSRSCVKIHGGADPRLCRNQIHESKRGGVYILEYGQGSLEDNDIYGNMMSGVVIKTGGNPILRRNRIHDSREDGILVGQYGQGVIEDNDIFGNAFAGVEIREGGNPTLRRNRIYKNLYEAIWVYKGGQGVFEDNDLRGNANGAWDIAADCLDKVKLARNKE
- a CDS encoding transposase, with the translated sequence MTSKMVSERFNGRRSIRLPEYNYSQDGGYFVTICTRNHKTHFERYEELRKIVEREWLNIPKRFCTVQLDEYVVMPNHVHGIIIIVGATLAVAQNERARASLAPTSTNRQVNPTIGRIIGAFKSSCANAWLRYVERQEWDAPVRIWQRNYYEHVIRNEYDLNEIRKYIIENPLKWALDEENPERGISM